A DNA window from Jaculus jaculus isolate mJacJac1 chromosome 1, mJacJac1.mat.Y.cur, whole genome shotgun sequence contains the following coding sequences:
- the Ikbke gene encoding inhibitor of nuclear factor kappa-B kinase subunit epsilon, with the protein MQSTANYLWHTDDLLGQGATASVYKARNKKSGELVAVKVFNSASYLRPLEVQVREFEVLRKLNHENIVKLFAVEETGGSRQKVLVMEYCSSGSLLSVLESPENAFGLHEEEFLVVLRCVVAGMNHLRENGIVHRDIKPGNVMRLMGEEGQSIYKLSDFGAARELDDDEKFVSVYGTEEYLHPDMYERAVLRKPQKKAFGVAVDLWSIGVTLYHAATGSLPFVPFGGPRRNKEIMYQIITEKPAGAISGIQRRENGPLEWSYGLPITCRLSMGLQSQLVPILANILEAEQDKCWGFDQFFAETSDILQRVVIHVFSLSQAVLHHVYIHAHNTIAIFLEAVYEQTSVPPQHQEYLSEGHLCVLEPSLSAQHIPHTTASSPLSLFSTAIKTPKGLTFRDPALDIPKFVPNVDLQADYNTVKGVLGAGYQALWLTRALLDGQELMLRGLHWVQEGLQNTCRRTLEVVRTALLFLSSSLGTERLSGGAEKSELQELKRAAELRSRLRTFAEVLSRCSHTITETQLSLSRLSSELARSRDLVHKDRSIQQIQCCLDKMYLIYKQFKKSRMRPGLSYNEKQIHKLDKVNFSHLAKRLLQVFQEGCVQRYQASLVTHGKQMREVQTTRSHLRLLSCSVAAYNTEAQAAQEGLSKILDQLLQDRSQGAQALPQPMAPHPSPAPEDLVLHMQELCDDMKLLAFDLQDNNRLIEQLRRVPSAPDV; encoded by the exons ATGCAGAGCACAGCCAATTACCTGTGGCACACAGATGACCTGCTAGGGCAGGGAGCCACTGCCAGTGTGTACAAGGCCCGCAACAAG aAATCTGGGGAACTGGTTGCTGTAAAGGTCTTCAACTCGGCTAGTTACCTGCGGCCCCTAGAGGTGCAGGTGAGGGAGTTTGAGGTCCTACGAAAGCTGAACCACGAAAACATTGTCAAGCTCTTTGCAGTGGAGGAGACG GGCGGCAGCCGGCAGAAGGTCCTGGTGATGGAGTACTGCTCCAGTGGAAGCCTGCTGAGTGTTCTGGAGAGCCCCGAGAATGCCTTCGGGCTTCACGAAGAAGAGTTCCTAGTGGTACTGCGTTGTGTGG TGGCTGGCATGAACCACCTGCGGGAGAATGGCATTGTCCATCGTGACATCAAGCCAGGGAATGTCATGCGCCTCATGGGAGAGGAGGGGCAGAGCATCTACAAGCTGTCTGACTTTGGGGCTGCCCGGGAGCTGGACGACGATGAGAAGTTTGTCTCTGTCTATGGGACAGAGGAGTACCTG CACCCTGACATGTATGAGAGAGCAGTGCTTCGCAAGCCCCAGAAGAAGGCGTTTGGAGTGGCTGTGGATCTCTGGAGCATTGGGGTGACCTTGTACCATGCAGCCACTGGTAGCCTGCCCTTCGTCCCCTTTGGTGGGCCACGACGCAACAAGGAAATCAT GTACCAAATCATCACAGAGAAGCCAGCTGGGGCCATTTCAGGTATTCAGAGACGAGAAAATGGGCCCCTGGAATGGAGTTATGGCCTCCCTATCACCTGCCGACTGTCCAT GGGGCTGCAGAGCCAGCTGGTGCCCATCCTGGCCAATATCCTGGAGGCTGAGCAGGACAAGTGCTGGGGCTTTGACCAGTTCTTTGCGGAGACCAGTGACATCCTGCAGCGAGTTGTCATCCACGTCTTCTCCCTGTCGCAGGCGGTCCTGCACCACGTGTACATCCATGCACACAACAC GATTGCCATCTTTTTGGAGGCTGTGTATGAGCAGACCAGCGTGCCCCCCCAGCACCAGGAGTACCTTTCTGAGGGTCATCTCTGTGTCCTTGAGCCCAGCCTCTCAGCACAGCACATCCCCCACACTACTGCCAGTAGCCCTCTGAGCCTGTTCAGCACAGCCATCAAGACACCCAAGGGGCTGACCTTCAGGGACC CTGCGCTGGACATCCCAAAGTTCGTCCCTAACGTAGACCTACAAGCAGATTACAACACCGTTAAG GGGGTGCTGGGTGCCGGTTACCAGGCCCTGTGGCTGACGAGGGCGCTCCTAGATGGGCAGGAGCTGATGCTTCGGGGGCTGCACTGGGTCCA GGAAGGGCTCCAGAACACATGTCGGAGGACTCTGGAGGTCGTGAGAACGGCCCTTCTCTTCCTCAGCAGCAGCCTGGGCACTGAAAG GCTCAGTGGCGGGGCGGAAAAGTCTGAGCTCCAGGAACTGAAGAGGGCAGCAGAGCTGAGGTCCAGGCTGCGGACT TTCGCTGAGGTTCTCTCTAGATGCTCCCACACCATCACGGAGACCCAGCTGAGCCTGAGTCGCCTGAGCTCCGAGCTGGCCAGGAGCCGGGACCTGGTACACAAAGACAGAAG CATCCAGCAGATTCAGTGTTGTTTGGACAAGATGTATCTCATCTACAAACAGTTCAAGAAGTCTAGGATGAGGCCAG GACTCAGCTACAATGAGAAGCAGATCCACAAGCTGGATAA GGTGAATTTTAGTCACTTGGCCAAGAGACTGCTGCAAGTTTTCCAGGAGGGGTGTGTGCAGAGGTATCAGGCGTCCCTGGTCACACATGGCAAGCAGATGAG GGAGGTGCAGACAACCAGGAGCCACCTGCGCCTCCTCAGCTGTTCTGTGGCCGCCTATAACACAGAAGCCCAGGCAGCCCAAGAGGGCCTGAGCAAG ATCCTGGACCAGCTCCTCCAGGACAGATCACAGGGGGCTCAGGCCTTGCCTCAACCCATGGCTCCTCATCCTAGCCCTGCCCCAGAGGACCTGGTGCTCCA CATGCAGGAGCTTTGTGATGACATGAAGCTGCTGGCCTTTGACCTCCAGGACAATAATCGTCTCATTGAACA GTTAAGACGAGTGCCATCAGCACCTGATGTCTGA